The Paracholeplasma morum sequence AGCAATTAAGGCATTATCAAATAGGAAAGATTATGATTTGAAAGTGCTAATATCACCATTACAAGTTGAACTTTATGATACTAATGAAATATGGTGGAAAAATGTTGCTGAAGGTTGTGCTATCGTCATAAGTAATAAGTCCGATGGTGAAATCATTAGCCTATTACCAGATCTTCTTGTTTGGTTACAAGATTTGAACTGGCCTGGTGCAACAATCATTTTGGATAGACTAAAGAAGATTTTGTATTCGAAAATTGAAGCATATGTAAATCAGGCAATAACTAAAGCCAAAGAAGATAATGATGATCAATGGGTTGAATGGTTAAACCTACTTAGGAAATAGAGATTAAGAAAAGCAAGCGGTAGTAATTCACGCTTGCTTTTCTAATATTAGACCTTATGGGGTTATACAATTATCTAATCAACCAAATCAGTGATAAAAAGAGTAATTTCAGTGCTTATCGATTCATATTCATAGTCATGAACATAATGTGGAGAGTCGAGTATGATGATCGTTCTATTGATGTTCTTACTTACGAAATTAGTCTGAAATCCTTGCCAAGTCTCTTTGGAAAATCCCGTACCTTCACCGTTAGAATACAGTAGAATAGGTATAGTTACCTCCGCCCCATTATCGACAATCTTTGCATTTTCTTTGCGTATTAAAGGCTTTTTCTATATGATTAAATTAATACATAAAACAAGGAGCAAAGAACTAATATGAACGATTATTACGTATTACTATACTATCACTACGCCACCATAGAGGATTTAGATACCTTCAGAGATTCACACCATGCATTTTGCAATAGTAAAGGATTATTAGGCAGAGTATATGTCGCAAAAGAAGGCATTAACGGCACGCTATCAGGGCCAAAGAATGATGTTTTAGCATATATGGATTATGTGAGAACAGATGAACGATTCAAAGACATTGTTTTCAAAATCGATGAAGCTAGCGAGCATGCGTTTGAAAAAATGCATGTTAGAATCAAAAAAGAGTTAGTAAAC is a genomic window containing:
- a CDS encoding DUF5071 domain-containing protein, with the translated sequence MTSEIRTLLLELDWNNKEKQNRAIKALSNRKDYDLKVLISPLQVELYDTNEIWWKNVAEGCAIVISNKSDGEIISLLPDLLVWLQDLNWPGATIILDRLKKILYSKIEAYVNQAITKAKEDNDDQWVEWLNLLRK